From the Vibrio alginolyticus NBRC 15630 = ATCC 17749 genome, one window contains:
- the murI gene encoding glutamate racemase has product MRVASKKKVLVFDSGVGGLSVFQEIHRLLPQLDYLYLFDNQAYPYGELDQAVLVSRVNQLVSSLVEEHQVDIVVIACNTASTIVLPSLRENLSIPVVGVVPAIKPASLLASKGVGLIATPATVTRQYTHELIRDFAQGKPVELVGSTRLVDMAEEKLRGNSVSLDELTNILLPLRDKVDVAVLGCTHFPLIREEIHQALGGDVTLIDSGAAIARRVKALLLSDEIEDTEEGSKSIYASATPWQEDALNICLKKLGFNPVQVYHHPDV; this is encoded by the coding sequence GTGCGAGTAGCAAGTAAGAAAAAAGTCCTAGTTTTTGACTCTGGTGTTGGTGGTCTTTCTGTATTCCAAGAGATACATCGCCTATTGCCCCAGCTAGACTACTTATACTTATTCGATAATCAGGCTTACCCTTATGGTGAACTCGATCAGGCTGTACTCGTTTCACGAGTTAACCAACTGGTCTCTTCTTTAGTCGAAGAACACCAAGTCGACATTGTCGTCATTGCTTGCAACACGGCGAGCACCATAGTGCTTCCTTCCTTACGCGAAAATTTATCGATTCCCGTTGTTGGTGTTGTCCCTGCGATTAAACCCGCATCGCTTTTAGCATCAAAAGGGGTAGGGCTGATCGCCACTCCGGCGACAGTAACACGCCAATATACTCACGAGTTAATACGGGACTTTGCGCAAGGCAAACCAGTTGAGCTGGTGGGATCAACTCGCTTGGTAGATATGGCCGAAGAGAAGTTGCGAGGCAACAGCGTTTCTCTCGACGAACTGACAAATATCCTGCTTCCCCTTCGCGATAAAGTCGATGTTGCGGTGCTCGGTTGTACTCACTTCCCTTTAATCAGAGAGGAGATTCATCAAGCTTTGGGTGGGGACGTTACTTTAATTGATTCAGGCGCAGCGATTGCACGTCGAGTAAAAGCATTGCTATTAAGTGATGAAATTGAGGATACAGAAGAGGGAAGTAAGTCGATTTATGCCAGTGCAACTCCTTGGCAGGAAGATGCACTGAACATTTGTTTAAAGAAGCTAGGTTTTAATCCTGTTCAGGTTTACCACCATCCGGATGTTTAG
- the btuB gene encoding TonB-dependent vitamin B12 receptor — MRKSALAITLASLLSPVSYLQAQETSTDETIVVTANRFEQAESRTLADVEVVTRQDIDRIQAKTLPDVLRRLTGIQVSQNGGRGQLASLFVRGTSSDQVLVLVDGVRFARAAKGAVDFNQIPLTYVQRIEYVRGARASLYGSEAIGGVINIITIARADEEGTKLSAGLGSLDYQELSVASGIKVTESGQLNIALGSESDDGYNVRPVPGVNDGDRHGFDTKNGLLGYVHNFNDQWSAFGNLRAYENVYQYDSSYGSRGYYEAEKDDLSVTLGGKYQSDNVMSELQVTAQKQKSWNYEQAKGKHSGTEDELEQQNVQWTNSYLLNNNTTLAGGIDWRNESYKDKSANKTFDRTNGALFGMATTSIDKAMLEGSARLDDNEEYGSEFTYSLAAGYQFVPEFGVKASFGTAFKAPNLYQQYDPTYGEKDLKPEESDAWELALSGDVQGVFWSITGYDYKITNLIDYHPTTYKYLNVDGETHIQGVELVAEFDTGIVQHQLSADYKDAEDDKGHQLQRRAKEMYKWNALVSFDKVDWSVSYQYVGKRPDVDYSTWPSQDITLSSYSLVDTAVTYYPNESTSISARIDNLLDEEYEMAKGYPAAERAYYLNVGYEF; from the coding sequence ATGAGAAAATCCGCACTGGCGATAACTTTGGCATCGCTGCTTTCACCTGTCTCTTATCTACAGGCCCAAGAAACCTCCACTGACGAAACCATCGTTGTTACTGCAAACCGTTTTGAGCAAGCCGAAAGCCGTACGTTGGCAGATGTCGAAGTAGTTACTCGACAAGACATCGATCGCATTCAAGCGAAAACCCTACCAGATGTATTGCGTCGCCTTACGGGGATTCAAGTTTCACAAAATGGTGGTCGTGGTCAGTTAGCGTCTTTATTTGTTCGTGGAACCAGTTCCGACCAAGTTTTAGTACTGGTTGATGGCGTACGTTTTGCACGAGCAGCGAAGGGCGCTGTGGACTTTAACCAAATCCCACTTACTTACGTTCAACGTATTGAGTACGTGCGTGGTGCGCGTGCGTCACTTTATGGCTCAGAAGCGATTGGTGGCGTGATCAATATCATCACCATTGCGCGTGCTGACGAAGAAGGAACGAAGTTAAGTGCGGGTTTAGGTAGTTTAGATTATCAAGAATTGAGTGTGGCATCTGGTATTAAAGTCACAGAGAGCGGCCAGCTAAATATCGCGCTTGGTAGTGAAAGTGATGATGGTTATAACGTTCGTCCTGTACCGGGAGTTAATGACGGCGATCGCCATGGCTTTGATACAAAGAATGGTCTGCTAGGTTACGTGCATAACTTCAATGACCAGTGGTCTGCATTTGGTAACCTACGTGCTTACGAAAATGTTTATCAATATGACAGCAGCTACGGCAGTCGCGGTTACTACGAAGCAGAAAAAGACGATCTTTCTGTCACTCTGGGCGGTAAGTATCAGTCTGATAATGTGATGTCAGAACTACAAGTAACAGCACAGAAACAGAAGTCTTGGAACTATGAGCAAGCAAAAGGCAAACACTCAGGTACTGAAGATGAACTTGAGCAGCAAAATGTCCAGTGGACCAACAGTTACTTGCTAAACAACAATACGACGTTGGCTGGTGGTATTGATTGGCGCAACGAGTCTTATAAAGACAAGAGTGCGAATAAAACGTTTGATCGTACCAATGGCGCTCTGTTTGGTATGGCAACCACTAGTATTGATAAAGCAATGCTCGAGGGCAGTGCTCGCCTTGATGATAACGAAGAATACGGTAGTGAGTTCACTTACAGTTTAGCGGCTGGTTACCAGTTTGTACCAGAGTTTGGGGTTAAAGCCTCTTTTGGTACTGCGTTTAAGGCTCCAAACCTATATCAACAGTATGACCCAACATACGGTGAGAAAGATCTGAAGCCGGAAGAGTCAGATGCTTGGGAGCTAGCATTAAGCGGTGATGTCCAAGGCGTTTTTTGGTCCATCACGGGTTATGACTATAAAATCACGAATCTTATCGATTACCATCCAACCACATACAAATATTTGAATGTCGATGGTGAAACACATATCCAAGGTGTGGAGCTTGTTGCTGAGTTTGATACAGGGATTGTGCAGCACCAGTTGAGTGCAGATTACAAAGATGCTGAAGACGATAAAGGGCATCAGTTGCAGCGCCGCGCTAAAGAAATGTATAAGTGGAATGCTTTAGTGAGCTTCGATAAAGTGGATTGGTCGGTTAGCTATCAGTACGTCGGTAAGCGTCCAGATGTGGATTACAGCACTTGGCCTTCACAAGATATTACGCTTTCTTCTTACTCGTTGGTTGATACGGCGGTGACTTACTATCCGAATGAGTCGACCTCTATTAGCGCTCGTATCGATAATCTACTTGATGAAGAGTATGAGATGGCAAAAGGTTACCCTGCTGCAGAGCGAGCGTACTATCTCAACGTTGGCTACGAATTCTAA
- the trmA gene encoding tRNA (uridine(54)-C5)-methyltransferase TrmA, with protein MATLDVNPQRYQEQLAEKVERLTDMFAPYNMPELEVFESPEQHYRMRAEFRVWHEGEDLYYIMFNQETREKYRVDQFPAASRLINDLMPLLVEAMKDNDSLRRKLFQVDFLSTLSGEILVSLLYHRQLDEEWIENAKALKQRLNDEGFNLNIIGRARKMKIVLDRDYVIEKLDVNGQSYIYQQVENSFTQPNGKVAEKMLEWAVDCTQESTGDLLELYCGNGNFSLALAQNFDRVLATELAKPSVVSAQYNIAANKIDNVQILRLSAEEFTQAIEGKREFRRLQDAGVDLKSYNCNTIFVDPPRAGMDVDTCKMVQGYERIMYISCNPETLKENLDILCETHNVTRFALFDQFPYTHHMEAGVMLERIK; from the coding sequence ATGGCTACTCTTGATGTAAACCCACAACGCTACCAAGAACAACTGGCTGAAAAAGTCGAACGTCTCACGGATATGTTCGCGCCATACAACATGCCAGAACTGGAAGTGTTTGAATCACCAGAGCAGCACTACCGCATGCGTGCTGAGTTCCGTGTTTGGCATGAAGGCGAAGATCTTTACTACATCATGTTCAACCAAGAAACTCGTGAGAAGTACCGTGTTGACCAATTCCCTGCAGCAAGCCGTCTGATCAACGACCTGATGCCGCTATTGGTTGAAGCGATGAAAGACAACGACTCACTACGTCGTAAACTGTTCCAAGTGGATTTCCTATCGACGCTAAGTGGTGAGATTCTGGTCTCACTCCTTTACCATCGCCAACTTGATGAAGAGTGGATTGAAAACGCGAAAGCCCTTAAACAGCGTTTAAATGATGAAGGCTTTAACCTAAACATCATTGGTCGCGCTCGTAAGATGAAGATTGTCCTAGACCGAGACTACGTTATCGAGAAGCTCGATGTAAATGGTCAAAGCTACATCTACCAACAAGTAGAGAACAGCTTCACTCAGCCGAACGGCAAAGTCGCAGAGAAGATGCTGGAATGGGCGGTCGACTGTACCCAAGAAAGCACTGGCGACCTACTAGAGCTTTACTGTGGTAACGGTAACTTCTCGCTGGCGTTGGCACAGAATTTCGACCGCGTACTGGCAACTGAGCTAGCGAAGCCATCTGTGGTATCTGCACAGTACAACATCGCCGCCAATAAGATTGATAACGTACAAATCTTACGTCTATCGGCAGAGGAATTTACTCAAGCGATCGAAGGTAAGCGTGAATTCCGTCGTCTACAAGATGCAGGTGTGGATCTGAAGAGCTACAACTGCAACACGATTTTTGTCGATCCACCACGTGCTGGGATGGATGTCGATACTTGTAAAATGGTGCAAGGTTACGAGCGCATCATGTACATCTCTTGTAACCCTGAGACTCTAAAAGAGAACTTGGACATTCTATGCGAAACACACAACGTGACGCGTTTTGCTCTGTTTGACCAATTCCCTTATACCCACCACATGGAAGCAGGTGTAATGCTAGAGCGCATTAAATAA
- a CDS encoding Dph6-related ATP pyrophosphatase: MKKPKRVVISWSSGKDSTLTLERLNENPNYQVVGLYTTYVGKEVPFQATPLEVVQMQADLLALPLITIELPEVFPSNDIYQSTIVNALQSSGLNIEAVAFGDMFCNGIADYRRSYIEPVGWECVFPLLGESSEKLAMEIIERGIQTMLITIDGRVLPPEWCGRWYDKALIESLPSQIDPCGENGEFHTLVTSSPSFQGHIELTKRDVESGDRFSHQRYHAKALPKQIYAV; the protein is encoded by the coding sequence ATGAAGAAACCCAAGCGAGTGGTGATCAGTTGGTCCAGCGGTAAAGATTCGACATTAACGCTTGAGCGCCTTAACGAGAATCCAAATTATCAAGTTGTCGGTTTGTACACGACTTACGTAGGGAAAGAAGTCCCTTTCCAAGCAACTCCGCTTGAAGTCGTACAAATGCAAGCAGACTTACTTGCGCTTCCGCTCATTACTATCGAGCTACCTGAAGTCTTTCCAAGTAACGACATTTATCAATCGACCATCGTTAATGCATTACAAAGTAGTGGTCTGAATATAGAAGCTGTCGCATTTGGTGATATGTTTTGTAATGGCATTGCCGATTACCGACGCAGCTATATTGAACCTGTTGGCTGGGAATGCGTCTTTCCTCTATTAGGGGAGAGCAGCGAAAAACTAGCGATGGAAATCATAGAGCGTGGTATTCAAACTATGTTAATCACCATCGACGGAAGAGTTCTCCCTCCAGAATGGTGTGGTCGCTGGTATGACAAAGCCCTAATAGAGTCATTACCAAGTCAAATTGATCCCTGTGGGGAAAATGGTGAATTTCACACATTGGTTACGTCTTCGCCATCTTTTCAAGGACATATCGAGTTGACGAAGCGAGATGTAGAATCTGGAGATAGATTCAGCCATCAAAGATACCATGCTAAAGCATTGCCAAAACAAATCTACGCAGTATGA